A single Crateriforma conspicua DNA region contains:
- a CDS encoding formyltransferase family protein produces MEVVITALGPDSTGLADPIIHHVTGRGARINEIQMYDHDEEQLFAMLCRIDLESAEYEPMIDAMRQIGDHTKLSIRVWSPDRNIAKPRIALCGTFVEHTPRAVLEAARSGEINADVTVLISNRKKLAPLADQFGIPFEMIGDKAGSADDREMVHVMDRYDVDYVVLARYMRILPAATCWQFAGGRILNLHHGLLPGFPGFRPYHDAYNARMLTFGATCHFIIPELDAGNQTVNQRTFSVAPGTPLDSVISRGERENEPACLVEGVRRVVDREVQLRFHRVVARRGSHR; encoded by the coding sequence ATGGAAGTCGTCATCACCGCTCTGGGCCCGGACAGCACCGGCCTGGCTGACCCGATCATTCACCATGTGACCGGTCGGGGCGCCCGAATCAATGAGATTCAGATGTATGACCATGACGAAGAACAGTTGTTCGCGATGCTGTGTCGGATCGATCTGGAATCGGCCGAATACGAGCCGATGATCGACGCGATGCGTCAAATCGGTGATCACACCAAGTTGTCGATTCGAGTCTGGAGCCCCGATCGAAACATCGCCAAACCGCGGATCGCCCTGTGCGGTACCTTTGTCGAACACACCCCGCGGGCCGTTCTGGAAGCAGCACGCAGCGGTGAAATCAACGCGGACGTGACGGTTCTGATCAGCAATCGCAAAAAACTGGCTCCGCTGGCCGACCAATTCGGCATCCCGTTCGAAATGATCGGTGACAAGGCGGGGTCGGCCGACGATCGCGAAATGGTTCACGTGATGGACCGCTACGACGTCGACTATGTCGTGCTGGCTCGATACATGCGGATTCTGCCCGCGGCGACGTGTTGGCAGTTTGCCGGTGGACGAATTTTGAATCTCCATCATGGACTACTGCCTGGCTTTCCCGGTTTTCGGCCCTACCACGACGCCTACAACGCTCGCATGCTGACCTTCGGGGCGACTTGTCACTTCATCATTCCCGAATTGGACGCGGGCAACCAAACAGTCAATCAGCGGACCTTCTCGGTCGCGCCGGGAACCCCACTGGATTCGGTCATTTCACGCGGGGAACGCGAAAACGAACCGGCCTGTCTGGTCGAAGGTGTCCGGCGGGTGGTCGATCGCGAGGTGCAATTGCGTTTCCACCGTGTCGTCGCGCGGCGCGGCAGTCATCGCTAA
- a CDS encoding arylsulfatase — protein MIRNRIVCSIFTVMALTVIGGTAAGAEKPNMIFILADDLGYGDLGCYGQKVIQTPRLDQMAAEGMRFTQFYAGNTVCAPSRSVLMTGQHMGHTFVRGNANTDMSIQALRDEDVTVAEVLKTAGYTNGLVGKWGLGEVDNEGFPLQQGFDSFFGYLNQVHAHNYYPEFLWSGDQKLKLRNKVKRNDKSYGGFTGGYATKRIDYSHDLFVEQAADFINQQQATDGPFFLYLALTIPHANNEATRMMGNGAEVPDFGIYADRDWSDQDKGQAAMITRMDGDVGRILDQLRKLKIAENTLVFFSSDNGPHDEAGHNLDRFDPNGPLQGIKRALYEGGIRVPGIAWWPGTVPAGSTTDHIAYFGDWMATAAELAGATPPRDLDSISFAPTLMGQPDRQKRHEFLYWEFYEQGSRQAVRFDQFKAIRQPMFTGEVELYDVDQDISESNNIAAEHPEIVAKATKMIDDSHQPNPNWEIRGRAPKR, from the coding sequence ATGATTCGAAATCGCATCGTTTGTTCGATCTTCACCGTGATGGCGTTGACCGTTATCGGCGGCACGGCTGCCGGCGCGGAAAAACCCAACATGATTTTCATTCTGGCCGACGACCTGGGTTACGGTGACCTGGGCTGCTACGGTCAAAAAGTCATCCAGACGCCTCGCTTGGACCAAATGGCTGCCGAGGGCATGCGGTTCACCCAGTTCTATGCGGGCAACACGGTTTGCGCCCCCAGTCGCAGTGTGCTGATGACCGGCCAACACATGGGGCACACATTTGTTCGCGGCAACGCCAACACGGACATGTCGATTCAAGCGCTGCGTGATGAAGACGTCACCGTGGCAGAAGTCTTGAAGACCGCCGGTTACACCAACGGTTTGGTGGGCAAATGGGGACTGGGCGAAGTTGACAACGAAGGTTTTCCGTTACAGCAAGGCTTTGATTCATTCTTCGGATACCTGAACCAAGTCCACGCTCATAACTATTACCCGGAATTCTTGTGGTCGGGCGATCAAAAGCTGAAGCTTCGTAACAAAGTCAAACGCAACGACAAATCATACGGCGGCTTCACCGGCGGCTACGCGACCAAACGCATCGATTACAGCCATGACTTGTTCGTCGAACAGGCCGCCGACTTTATCAATCAGCAACAAGCGACCGACGGTCCGTTCTTTTTGTACTTGGCTTTGACGATCCCGCATGCCAATAACGAGGCGACTCGGATGATGGGCAACGGCGCCGAAGTGCCCGACTTTGGGATCTATGCCGATCGCGATTGGTCCGATCAAGACAAGGGCCAGGCGGCGATGATCACTCGCATGGACGGTGACGTGGGACGGATCCTGGACCAATTACGCAAGCTGAAGATCGCCGAAAATACATTGGTGTTTTTCAGCAGCGACAACGGGCCCCACGACGAAGCCGGACACAACTTGGACCGCTTTGATCCCAATGGCCCGCTGCAAGGGATCAAGCGAGCGTTGTACGAAGGCGGCATCCGAGTCCCCGGAATCGCTTGGTGGCCGGGCACCGTTCCGGCGGGATCCACGACCGACCACATCGCGTACTTCGGCGACTGGATGGCGACCGCGGCAGAATTGGCCGGTGCGACTCCGCCCAGGGATCTGGACAGCATCAGTTTCGCGCCGACCCTGATGGGCCAACCCGACCGGCAAAAGCGGCACGAATTTCTGTACTGGGAGTTCTATGAACAGGGCAGCCGCCAAGCCGTCCGCTTTGACCAGTTCAAAGCCATTCGCCAACCGATGTTCACCGGCGAGGTCGAACTGTACGACGTGGACCAAGACATTTCGGAATCCAACAACATCGCCGCCGAACACCCGGAAATCGTGGCCAAGGCGACGAAGATGATAGACGATTCACATCAACCGAACCCGAACTGGGAAATTCGCGGACGCGCCCCCAAACGCTGA
- a CDS encoding glycoside hydrolase family 2 protein, which translates to MKHPTTKNHAIVASAILCLVTSVLGPPAVAQDSKSGQPATPTMLTRWGKNVSAENAWTEYPRPQFRREDSWQCLNGHWDYAVTGRDGESFPDQADGKILVPFCIESTLSGVGRLLQPNETLWYKRTFTHQPIEGKRTHLHFEAVDYQTTVFVNGQEVGQHIGSSDPFRFDVTDAVHEGDNEIVVQVIDETAPHQTLGKQTKNPKGIYYTRVSGIWQTVWLEQVPERHIAGVKMKPRLHEDTLRVLPTLAGPKIDGERMVIRVHDNGRTIATADSSLSVSLPGAKRWSPDSPHLYDITLQLTDASGNVIDQVESYAAMREFGIQRDEDGHLRLTLNGEPIFHYGPLDQGWWPDGLLTPPSDEAMRFDVDYLKQAGFNMIRKHIKVEPRRFYSHCDKVGMLVWQDMPSTGGRPEWTRMKPGPDATRWPPEETWDEARRNQFRSELKSMVEKLRNSPSVAMWVPFNERWGQHDTIGVGRFMENLDVRRPINIASGGNFFPVGDVADHHSYPHPDFPLDDARFADYVKVVGEFGGHGLVIQGHQWNPKMRNWGYGGLPKTPQEYKERYQTTLEQLAELRTQGIAAGVYTQTTDVEGEVNGLMTYDREVQKLSADELAQMHRDAGF; encoded by the coding sequence ATGAAACATCCAACGACAAAGAATCACGCGATCGTTGCCTCGGCGATCCTGTGTCTCGTCACCTCTGTATTGGGTCCGCCCGCGGTGGCCCAGGATTCGAAGTCCGGCCAGCCGGCCACGCCGACGATGCTGACCCGCTGGGGAAAAAACGTCTCCGCCGAAAACGCCTGGACCGAATATCCTCGGCCACAGTTTCGTCGCGAGGACTCTTGGCAATGCCTGAACGGCCACTGGGATTACGCCGTGACCGGTCGAGACGGTGAATCATTCCCCGACCAAGCGGACGGCAAAATTTTGGTGCCATTTTGTATCGAGTCGACGCTCAGTGGTGTCGGCCGATTGCTACAGCCCAACGAGACGCTGTGGTACAAGCGGACATTCACACACCAGCCGATCGAAGGCAAACGGACGCATTTGCATTTCGAAGCGGTGGACTATCAGACAACGGTCTTCGTCAATGGCCAGGAAGTCGGCCAACATATCGGCAGCAGCGATCCGTTCCGCTTTGACGTCACCGATGCGGTCCACGAGGGCGACAACGAAATCGTGGTTCAGGTGATCGATGAAACCGCCCCACATCAAACCTTGGGCAAACAAACCAAAAATCCCAAAGGCATCTACTACACGCGGGTCTCAGGCATTTGGCAAACCGTGTGGTTGGAACAGGTCCCCGAGCGTCACATCGCCGGCGTGAAGATGAAACCGCGATTGCATGAAGACACCCTGCGTGTCCTGCCAACCTTGGCCGGCCCGAAAATCGACGGCGAACGAATGGTCATCCGCGTCCACGACAACGGCCGAACGATTGCAACGGCCGATTCATCGCTCAGCGTTTCTCTGCCCGGTGCCAAACGCTGGAGTCCCGATTCGCCACATCTATACGACATCACGCTGCAATTGACCGACGCCAGTGGCAACGTGATCGATCAAGTCGAATCGTATGCCGCCATGCGTGAATTCGGCATTCAGCGTGATGAAGACGGACATCTGCGTCTGACGCTCAACGGCGAACCGATCTTTCACTACGGACCGCTGGATCAGGGCTGGTGGCCGGACGGATTGCTGACACCGCCCAGCGATGAAGCGATGCGCTTTGACGTCGACTACTTAAAGCAGGCCGGATTCAACATGATCCGCAAACACATCAAGGTCGAACCGCGACGGTTTTACAGCCACTGTGACAAAGTCGGCATGCTGGTTTGGCAGGACATGCCCAGCACGGGCGGTCGTCCCGAATGGACGCGAATGAAACCCGGCCCCGACGCCACCCGTTGGCCGCCGGAAGAAACCTGGGATGAAGCACGCCGCAACCAATTTCGATCGGAACTGAAATCGATGGTGGAAAAACTGCGCAACAGCCCCAGCGTCGCGATGTGGGTCCCGTTCAACGAACGCTGGGGACAACACGACACGATCGGTGTCGGCCGATTCATGGAAAACTTGGACGTGCGTCGCCCGATCAACATCGCCAGCGGCGGCAACTTCTTCCCCGTCGGTGACGTCGCCGATCACCACAGTTACCCGCATCCGGACTTCCCGCTAGACGATGCCCGCTTTGCCGACTACGTCAAAGTCGTGGGCGAATTTGGCGGGCATGGCTTGGTGATCCAAGGCCACCAGTGGAACCCCAAAATGCGCAACTGGGGATACGGCGGATTGCCCAAGACGCCGCAAGAGTACAAGGAACGTTACCAAACGACGCTTGAACAGCTTGCCGAACTTCGAACGCAAGGCATCGCCGCGGGCGTTTACACCCAAACCACCGACGTCGAAGGCGAAGTCAATGGCCTGATGACGTACGACCGCGAAGTCCAAAAACTGTCGGCCGATGAACTGGCCCAGATGCACCGAGACGCGGGCTTCTAA
- a CDS encoding serine/threonine-protein kinase, producing the protein MSNNDRDDNSDRRSESASSDESVVGRPVDSKGSGQFDSPDAHDSEDAASLDTIDAQTSDSMLDSDSLPESGISKQSDAATDETSSPDDLPTIAPPPDQESNDSSEDGLWATELSEADLPIGDTDRGSSGTAPTIDIPAEFTASMADGFDSSNAAHRTLPKSIGKFHVVRELGRGAFGVVYLARDEALDRKVAIKLSLVEDVAYQKRLLVEASNVAKVEGDHIVPVLHVDRTEFGAVYIVQKYIDGCTLGDWVRRHDRPSPGQVMILMYHLGLGLMTAHRQDMLHRDLKPDNILLDVNGVPWIVDFGLAISEQEQVGRRRELAGTPPYMSPEQIRGRVDFMDARSDIWALGVIYYELLSGGLPFAGRTRDQLAEQICQRDPKPLHQRDPDRLTEDMDALFRRCCAKEPSQRFASVDELSNGLLDLIRQHAKPEDFERPLGLDSVRATVTPFDRGSPSARTGLSTLRDSLVSQRGVMTDQRTLVGGTLDGLPDRKRKLTGFAAMSVGIASLIIAAIFHQPILALLRSPDPSTLVPDAGPSTAVAGGFAGDRMELEIGDPETAPEDASNSPMDSLLVPHDADAGPRRVAVDGPANHRRIQEAIDAAADGETIQIAAGYYRESLRLQRSIRLEAAPDAQSRPVVIGDGASPVTVDGQATVTLTGLEIAARDLYEDASGIPSPSRFNTIEVLQGTLGLKDCDISKASFGDDDNYNAVKVHPAASLALLLCRFGSSPGFSVSAKDASSVQISDCAFTASGVQLVASPAVISGAQFAGDIGIQVQEPTDRPVRLDGCQFNAARQFAVNVTAGGRLAMSGNSFEDCSRGVWMVRHDRDSLIGDPDADVTMLPPVVQITGDVFTRCDTAIDMSGGQLKVTGDCQIEGGGTAVLIQAGDVGMDNVQIRESQLAGIRIAKDAGQIELRNVKVDAGRDTGIWIEACESCKILDSRLTNCIAAGLTLTGGRAELDGLTVTNSGVGVQALQSAAVDKAVRMEISDCDHGMMFQPDAEHAIELAIRDSVFDRCGTVAIYASRDVNLTVADTEFRSIPGPRQFYAINGAQINEAKVNKAQGNEAPISQP; encoded by the coding sequence GTGTCCAACAACGATCGAGACGACAACAGCGACCGTCGGTCGGAATCCGCATCGTCCGATGAATCGGTTGTCGGGCGTCCCGTGGATTCCAAAGGATCGGGGCAGTTCGATTCCCCGGACGCTCATGATTCCGAGGACGCGGCGTCGTTGGACACGATCGACGCTCAGACGTCGGACTCCATGCTGGATTCCGATTCATTGCCTGAATCGGGGATCTCGAAACAGTCCGACGCTGCCACTGACGAAACGTCATCGCCCGACGATCTGCCCACGATCGCACCGCCACCGGACCAAGAGTCGAACGATTCGTCCGAGGATGGATTATGGGCGACCGAATTGTCCGAAGCCGATCTTCCTATCGGCGATACCGATCGCGGATCTTCCGGCACGGCACCGACGATCGATATTCCGGCGGAATTCACCGCATCGATGGCCGATGGATTTGACAGTTCAAACGCGGCCCATCGGACGCTTCCCAAATCCATCGGCAAATTTCATGTCGTTCGCGAACTCGGACGCGGCGCGTTCGGCGTTGTTTATTTAGCGCGTGATGAGGCGCTGGACCGCAAGGTCGCCATCAAGCTTTCGTTGGTGGAAGACGTCGCCTATCAAAAGCGATTGTTGGTCGAAGCGTCGAATGTGGCCAAGGTCGAAGGCGATCATATCGTGCCGGTGTTGCATGTGGACCGGACTGAGTTCGGTGCGGTGTACATCGTCCAAAAGTACATTGACGGTTGCACCTTGGGCGACTGGGTGCGGCGGCATGACCGACCGTCGCCCGGGCAAGTGATGATCTTGATGTATCACTTGGGCTTGGGGCTGATGACGGCGCATCGCCAAGACATGCTTCACCGGGATCTGAAACCCGACAACATCTTGTTGGACGTGAATGGGGTTCCCTGGATCGTTGATTTTGGATTGGCGATCAGTGAACAGGAACAGGTGGGGCGACGCCGCGAACTGGCCGGGACGCCGCCCTATATGTCGCCCGAACAGATCCGCGGCCGCGTGGATTTTATGGATGCACGTTCCGACATCTGGGCATTGGGCGTGATCTATTACGAGTTGCTGTCTGGCGGGCTGCCATTTGCGGGCCGAACACGTGATCAGTTGGCGGAACAAATTTGCCAGCGCGATCCCAAACCGCTGCACCAACGGGATCCTGATCGATTGACCGAGGACATGGACGCACTGTTTCGGCGGTGCTGCGCCAAGGAACCGTCGCAGCGGTTTGCTTCGGTCGATGAATTGTCCAATGGCCTTCTTGATTTGATCCGGCAACATGCCAAGCCCGAGGATTTTGAACGGCCCTTGGGCTTGGATTCGGTTCGTGCCACCGTGACGCCGTTTGATCGTGGGTCTCCCTCGGCTCGCACGGGGCTTTCCACGTTGCGTGACAGTCTGGTGTCGCAGCGCGGCGTCATGACCGATCAACGCACCTTGGTCGGCGGGACGTTGGACGGTCTCCCGGATCGGAAACGAAAGCTGACCGGATTCGCCGCAATGTCGGTGGGGATTGCGTCGCTGATTATCGCCGCGATCTTTCATCAGCCGATTTTGGCGCTGCTTCGGTCGCCGGATCCATCGACGCTGGTTCCCGATGCCGGACCGTCCACGGCGGTTGCCGGCGGCTTTGCCGGTGATCGTATGGAATTGGAAATCGGGGATCCCGAGACTGCGCCGGAGGATGCGTCAAATTCACCGATGGATTCACTGTTGGTTCCCCATGATGCGGATGCTGGGCCTCGACGCGTGGCCGTCGACGGTCCGGCCAACCACCGACGGATTCAAGAAGCGATTGATGCCGCTGCGGACGGTGAAACGATTCAGATTGCCGCCGGCTATTATCGCGAATCGCTACGCTTGCAACGTTCGATTCGATTGGAAGCGGCACCCGATGCGCAAAGCCGACCGGTCGTCATCGGCGACGGCGCATCGCCGGTGACCGTTGATGGTCAGGCAACGGTGACGTTGACCGGATTGGAAATCGCAGCCAGGGACTTGTACGAAGACGCGTCGGGCATTCCATCACCATCACGCTTCAACACGATCGAAGTGCTGCAGGGGACCCTCGGCCTGAAGGACTGCGATATCAGCAAGGCCAGCTTTGGGGACGATGACAATTACAACGCTGTCAAAGTTCATCCGGCCGCGTCGCTGGCGTTGCTGTTGTGTCGCTTCGGGTCGTCACCCGGTTTTTCCGTCAGTGCAAAAGACGCGTCCTCGGTTCAGATCAGCGATTGTGCTTTCACCGCTAGCGGTGTCCAGTTGGTCGCCAGTCCCGCTGTGATCAGTGGGGCTCAGTTCGCCGGAGACATCGGTATCCAGGTCCAAGAGCCGACCGATCGCCCGGTTCGCCTGGACGGTTGCCAGTTCAATGCGGCACGTCAGTTTGCGGTGAATGTCACCGCCGGAGGACGCTTGGCGATGTCGGGCAATTCTTTTGAAGACTGTTCCCGCGGTGTGTGGATGGTCCGGCATGATCGCGATTCGCTGATCGGGGACCCAGACGCCGACGTCACGATGCTGCCACCGGTCGTTCAAATCACCGGGGACGTGTTCACGCGGTGCGACACGGCAATCGACATGTCCGGCGGTCAGCTGAAAGTCACCGGCGACTGCCAGATCGAAGGCGGCGGGACCGCGGTATTGATTCAGGCGGGCGACGTAGGGATGGACAATGTCCAGATCCGAGAGAGCCAACTGGCCGGGATTCGAATCGCCAAAGACGCGGGGCAAATCGAACTACGCAATGTCAAAGTCGATGCGGGGCGTGACACCGGGATTTGGATTGAAGCTTGCGAGTCCTGCAAAATCCTGGACAGTCGATTGACCAATTGCATTGCGGCGGGTCTGACCCTGACCGGTGGGCGTGCGGAGTTGGACGGATTGACCGTCACCAATTCCGGCGTGGGCGTTCAAGCATTGCAATCCGCTGCGGTGGACAAAGCGGTGCGGATGGAAATCAGCGATTGCGACCACGGAATGATGTTCCAACCCGATGCCGAACATGCCATCGAATTGGCGATCCGCGACAGCGTTTTCGATCGCTGTGGGACCGTGGCGATCTATGCCAGTCGCGACGTCAACCTGACCGTCGCCGACACCGAATTTCGATCCATCCCGGGCCCACGTCAGTTCTACGCAATCAATGGGGCCCAAATCAACGAAGCCAAAGTCAACAAAGCCCAAGGCAACGAAGCCCCGATCAGCCAACCGTGA
- a CDS encoding U32 family peptidase, producing the protein MNPSEKSAEHPSRPRPELLAPAGDWDCVRAAICNGADAVYFGLDCGFNARYRAKNFGLDDLDELMRTLRLHGVRGYMTMNTLAFPSEMPELVPVIQRVAAAGVDAVLVQDFGVARLVHAVCPDLPIHASTQMSLTSAETIRVAADLGIERVVLARELSIAEIRKIHDATDLPLEAFIHGALCVAYSGQCLTSESLGGRSANRGHCAQACRLPYELVCDGEDRDLGDVRYLLSPQDLAGYAAIPDMIDAGVMSLKIEGRLKTAEYVANITGHYRRAIDRAVQGESTELSEQTRQEMELSFSRGFAPGWLEGNDHKRLVPGLYSAKQGLAAGVVDEVRGDRIRLNLRCNVALGDGVSVQSKSDQGKFQGSRVYAIEQAGQSVRSARAGQVVWLAFGHGDMDFGAIEADDPVFKNDDPQLNRRLRQTYTGKQDDAGLSVDLAVHAASGQPLQLEARIGTAICEIVRSEKPLEKANKRPADVAMIREKLGRLGDTEFQLGNVKVEIQDQPMVPVSVLKSLRRDLVGRLRERLKAPPTRRIHSDAGVELLKPWHQPDTSLLTTLDATPDAPALAVLCRTLDQLHAAIEGGASLIYADFHQPKDYRDAVAAGRRHGVTVGLATVRMHKPGENALLNAVSKYQPDLILARNLAAIEHAGKVGVPCVADFSLNITNHRSAQWLCELGVDRLTASYDLNRDQLKDLVDSVPADRLEVVVHQHMPLFHMEHCVFCSVLSPGTNKTNCGRPCDRHVVQLRDRVGALHPLQADIACRNTLYNASPQSGAEAVADLIRRGVGWYRVELLDQDAENTRRVIRLYLDLLAGRVDGGNVWRTLQATNRVGVTRGTLEPKRNPLAIL; encoded by the coding sequence ATGAATCCAAGTGAAAAAAGTGCCGAACACCCGTCACGTCCGCGGCCTGAACTGCTTGCCCCCGCTGGCGACTGGGACTGCGTTCGTGCGGCGATTTGCAATGGTGCCGACGCGGTCTATTTCGGGCTGGATTGTGGATTCAACGCTCGGTACCGGGCCAAGAATTTCGGTCTGGATGACTTGGACGAATTGATGCGAACCCTGCGTTTGCACGGCGTCCGTGGCTACATGACGATGAATACGCTGGCGTTTCCCAGCGAGATGCCGGAATTGGTCCCGGTGATCCAGCGGGTCGCCGCCGCGGGTGTTGATGCCGTGCTGGTCCAAGATTTTGGCGTCGCTCGGTTGGTTCATGCGGTATGTCCTGATTTGCCAATCCATGCGTCGACGCAGATGAGTTTGACCAGCGCGGAGACGATTCGCGTGGCGGCCGACCTGGGAATCGAACGCGTCGTGTTGGCTCGCGAATTGTCGATTGCCGAGATCCGCAAGATTCATGACGCGACCGACTTGCCACTGGAAGCCTTCATTCACGGTGCGCTATGCGTCGCCTATTCCGGGCAATGTCTGACCAGCGAATCGTTGGGCGGACGCAGCGCGAATCGCGGACACTGTGCCCAAGCTTGCCGGTTGCCGTATGAATTGGTTTGCGACGGTGAAGATCGTGACCTTGGCGATGTCCGCTATCTGTTGAGCCCACAAGATTTGGCCGGTTACGCCGCGATCCCCGACATGATCGACGCCGGCGTGATGTCGCTGAAGATCGAGGGGCGTCTGAAAACCGCGGAGTACGTCGCCAACATCACGGGGCATTATCGTCGTGCGATCGACCGAGCCGTCCAGGGCGAATCGACCGAGTTGTCCGAGCAGACGCGACAGGAAATGGAACTGTCCTTTTCTCGCGGGTTCGCCCCCGGATGGCTGGAAGGCAATGATCACAAACGATTGGTGCCCGGTTTGTATTCCGCAAAGCAAGGCTTGGCCGCTGGCGTGGTCGACGAAGTTCGCGGTGACCGTATCCGACTGAATCTCCGGTGCAACGTTGCGCTTGGTGACGGGGTATCCGTTCAGTCCAAGTCGGATCAAGGCAAATTCCAGGGCAGCCGTGTCTATGCGATCGAACAAGCTGGCCAGTCGGTTCGGTCGGCCCGTGCGGGGCAAGTCGTCTGGCTGGCATTCGGACACGGCGATATGGATTTCGGCGCGATTGAAGCGGATGACCCGGTCTTCAAGAACGACGATCCGCAACTGAATCGGCGGCTGCGGCAAACGTACACGGGCAAACAAGACGACGCCGGTTTGTCGGTCGATCTTGCGGTGCACGCCGCAAGCGGCCAGCCACTGCAGTTGGAAGCACGGATCGGGACCGCGATTTGTGAGATCGTCCGCTCCGAAAAACCACTGGAAAAAGCCAATAAACGGCCCGCCGATGTGGCCATGATTCGCGAAAAACTGGGGCGGCTTGGCGACACCGAGTTTCAACTGGGCAACGTGAAGGTTGAAATTCAAGACCAGCCGATGGTGCCGGTCAGTGTGCTGAAATCGCTGCGACGTGATCTGGTGGGGCGATTGCGTGAACGCCTGAAAGCACCGCCGACGCGGCGGATCCATTCCGATGCGGGTGTTGAATTGCTGAAGCCATGGCACCAGCCAGACACAAGCTTGTTGACCACCCTGGATGCCACACCCGATGCACCTGCGTTGGCCGTTCTGTGCCGCACGCTGGACCAATTGCACGCCGCCATCGAAGGTGGCGCATCGTTGATTTATGCCGATTTTCACCAACCGAAAGACTATCGCGATGCAGTCGCCGCGGGCCGGCGTCACGGTGTGACCGTGGGCTTGGCGACGGTGCGGATGCACAAGCCGGGGGAAAATGCGCTACTGAATGCCGTCAGCAAGTATCAACCCGATTTGATTTTGGCGCGAAATTTGGCCGCGATCGAACATGCGGGAAAAGTCGGCGTCCCTTGCGTCGCCGATTTTTCGCTGAACATCACCAACCATCGATCGGCCCAGTGGTTGTGCGAGTTGGGGGTGGATCGATTGACCGCGTCGTATGATCTGAATCGTGATCAGTTGAAGGACTTGGTCGACAGTGTGCCGGCGGACCGATTGGAAGTGGTCGTGCATCAACACATGCCGTTGTTCCATATGGAGCATTGTGTGTTTTGCAGCGTGTTGTCGCCGGGAACCAATAAAACCAATTGTGGTCGGCCCTGTGATCGACATGTCGTTCAGTTGCGTGACCGCGTCGGTGCTTTGCATCCCCTGCAAGCCGACATCGCATGCCGAAACACGTTGTACAACGCTTCGCCGCAAAGCGGTGCCGAAGCGGTGGCGGATCTGATTCGCCGCGGCGTCGGTTGGTATCGGGTGGAACTGTTAGACCAGGACGCCGAAAACACGCGGCGAGTGATTCGGCTGTATCTGGACTTGCTGGCCGGTCGTGTCGATGGCGGCAACGTGTGGCGAACCTTGCAAGCGACCAATCGTGTCGGCGTCACGCGAGGAACGTTGGAACCGAAACGAAACCCGTTGGCCATTCTTTAG
- a CDS encoding 4'-phosphopantetheinyl transferase family protein has translation MPDVSATATSTTAQVQLWHAPSSAQQPGRIEIQCQRWMPAAEVQAAQRFRRPTTRHQHIIGRGMSRRLLGGDGVDPHAIEFHWLPHGKPEVRRPDEAKQAFNVAHTDGLVLCGIADTDDILLGVDVEPLDRKTDAKLAVRYFSAPEVEYLSRCGDPIRRQQTFLRIWTLKESFIKAIGTGLHTPLGHFAFEKIDDDQPELRVLQPGLDQGRYWTFRCFSPRPGYIASVAIGASADTLRCNYLLQRLETLCIDTDNPDLD, from the coding sequence GTGCCCGACGTCTCCGCCACCGCCACATCGACGACCGCCCAAGTCCAGCTTTGGCATGCGCCTTCATCCGCCCAGCAGCCGGGCCGGATCGAAATTCAGTGCCAACGTTGGATGCCGGCCGCCGAGGTCCAGGCGGCTCAGCGATTTCGTCGTCCGACCACACGTCACCAACACATCATCGGGCGTGGGATGAGCCGCCGGTTGCTGGGCGGCGATGGAGTCGATCCACACGCGATTGAATTTCACTGGCTGCCGCACGGCAAACCGGAAGTTCGACGGCCCGACGAAGCCAAGCAAGCGTTCAACGTCGCCCACACCGACGGGTTGGTCCTATGCGGCATTGCCGACACGGACGACATCTTGCTGGGCGTGGATGTCGAACCGCTGGACCGCAAGACCGATGCCAAGCTGGCCGTGCGATATTTCTCCGCGCCGGAAGTCGAATATCTGTCGCGATGTGGTGACCCGATCCGGCGACAACAAACATTCCTGCGAATATGGACGCTAAAGGAATCGTTCATCAAAGCGATCGGCACGGGGCTGCACACGCCGCTGGGCCATTTTGCGTTTGAAAAGATCGACGACGACCAACCGGAATTGCGTGTCTTGCAACCAGGCCTGGATCAGGGACGCTACTGGACGTTCCGTTGCTTCAGCCCACGTCCCGGCTACATCGCGTCGGTCGCCATCGGCGCGTCAGCGGACACGCTCCGGTGCAATTACCTGTTGCAAAGACTGGAAACGCTTTGCATCGACACAGACAATCCCGACTTGGACTAA